The Gymnodinialimonas sp. 57CJ19 genome includes a window with the following:
- a CDS encoding transporter substrate-binding domain-containing protein has product MTRFIAAALAAMMPLTAAADGHLPDLGGQEVVVVTENAYPPLQFVDPVSGLAIGWEYDALEILAERLNFTPVIENISWDAMIPAVSGGQYDMGMTGITIREDRDELVDFSVPYMVSQMRMLVAADETRFTDAESFAANEELLIGTQAGTTPFYVGVYDVLDGDEANPRLVLLETIPGAIQALLTGDVDMVLADSAGGQGYVSANPDQLQMIGEPLGTEEFGFIFPNDSELTAAIDAGIASMREDGTLAELDHRWFVDYALGQ; this is encoded by the coding sequence ATGACTCGTTTTATCGCCGCCGCTTTGGCCGCAATGATGCCACTGACCGCCGCCGCCGATGGGCATTTGCCCGATCTTGGCGGCCAAGAGGTCGTTGTGGTCACAGAGAACGCCTACCCGCCGTTGCAGTTTGTCGATCCGGTCTCGGGTCTTGCGATCGGCTGGGAATATGATGCGCTGGAAATCTTGGCAGAGCGTCTGAACTTCACCCCGGTGATCGAGAACATCAGCTGGGACGCGATGATCCCAGCGGTGTCCGGCGGGCAGTACGACATGGGGATGACGGGCATCACGATCCGCGAAGATCGTGACGAACTCGTTGATTTCTCAGTGCCTTACATGGTTAGCCAGATGCGTATGCTGGTGGCTGCCGATGAAACGCGCTTCACTGACGCGGAAAGCTTTGCTGCCAATGAAGAGCTGTTGATCGGCACACAGGCGGGCACGACGCCGTTCTATGTGGGTGTCTATGACGTGCTGGACGGCGACGAGGCGAACCCCCGCCTTGTGCTGCTGGAAACCATTCCGGGCGCGATTCAGGCGTTGCTGACGGGCGACGTGGATATGGTGCTGGCCGATAGCGCGGGCGGGCAGGGGTACGTCAGTGCCAACCCCGACCAACTTCAAATGATCGGAGAGCCCCTGGGCACCGAGGAGTTCGGCTTCATCTTCCCCAACGATAGTGAGCTGACCGCCGCCATCGACGCGGGCATCGCCAGCATGCGAGAGGACGGCACCCTGGCCGAGTTGGACCACCGCTGGTTCGTTGACTACGCCCTTGGCCAATAA
- a CDS encoding RNA polymerase factor sigma-32, whose amino-acid sequence MAVDRSGEFNISRRAMKAEMLDAETELKLAYAWRDDRCEESLHRLITAYMRLAISMAAKFKRYGAPMNDLIQEAGLGLMKAAEKFDPDRGVRFSTYAVWWIKASVQDHVMRNWSMVRTGSTSSQKSLFFNMRRVQARLEREALKTGEPLDKHQLLEMIAQDVGVPLHDVEMMDGRLSGSDFSLNATQSAEDEGREWIDALEDDAEQAEHIVEHSHDTAQLREWLIASMNALNERERFIVRERKLRDAPRTLESLGGELGLSKERVRQLEAAAFAKMRKTLDAQSTEVRAFLGA is encoded by the coding sequence ATGGCTGTGGATCGGAGTGGAGAGTTCAACATCTCCCGTCGCGCGATGAAGGCAGAGATGCTGGACGCAGAAACGGAACTGAAGCTGGCCTATGCTTGGCGCGATGACCGCTGCGAGGAAAGTCTGCACCGGTTGATCACCGCCTACATGCGGCTTGCGATCTCCATGGCGGCCAAGTTCAAACGCTACGGCGCGCCGATGAATGACCTGATCCAGGAAGCGGGCCTTGGCCTGATGAAAGCTGCCGAAAAGTTTGACCCCGATCGCGGCGTGCGTTTTTCGACCTATGCCGTGTGGTGGATCAAGGCGAGTGTGCAAGACCACGTCATGCGAAACTGGTCGATGGTACGCACCGGCTCGACCTCTTCACAGAAAAGCTTGTTTTTCAACATGCGCCGGGTCCAGGCGCGGTTGGAGAGAGAGGCGCTGAAAACCGGTGAGCCGCTGGACAAGCACCAATTGCTCGAGATGATCGCGCAGGATGTGGGCGTGCCGCTTCATGACGTGGAAATGATGGACGGGCGGCTGTCAGGGTCTGACTTCTCTTTGAACGCCACGCAATCGGCCGAGGATGAGGGACGAGAGTGGATTGACGCGCTGGAGGATGATGCGGAGCAGGCCGAGCATATCGTCGAGCATTCCCACGACACGGCGCAGTTGCGCGAATGGCTGATCGCGTCGATGAACGCGTTGAATGAGCGTGAAAGGTTCATCGTGCGCGAGCGGAAGCTGCGCGATGCCCCCCGTACGCTGGAAAGCCTTGGCGGAGAATTGGGCCTGTCGAAAGAACGCGTGCGCCAGTTGGAGGCCGCAGCTTTCGCCAAGATGCGCAAGACCCTGGATGCGCAATCGACTGAGGTGCGGGCCTTTCTGGGGGCCTAG
- the coaBC gene encoding bifunctional phosphopantothenoylcysteine decarboxylase/phosphopantothenate--cysteine ligase CoaBC encodes MLTGKRVLLIIGGGIAAFKSLDLIRRLRDQGAEVVPVLTRAAEEFVTPLSVSALAAQKVYRDLFDLTDEAEMGHIELSRAADLVVVAPATADLMAKMASGLANDLASTLLMATDKRVLIAPSMNVRMWEHPATQRNLTVLHGDGILVAGPDKGAMACGEFGPGRMAEVPEIIDAIDAALRDGPLKGRHVIVTSGPTHEPIDPVRYIANRSSGAQGTAMAEALRDLGATVTFVTGPADVAPPPGVDVVRIETAREMLAAVQAAHPADAAVFAAAVADWRVENASGSKMKKDGSGKAPALEFAENPDILATVSQMDEGRPGLVVGFAAETDDVVENATAKRLRKQCDWIVANDVSVETGIMGGDENAIVLIDAEGADVWPRMAKRDVARLLAQRIADAVGAR; translated from the coding sequence ATGCTGACAGGCAAGCGTGTTTTATTGATCATCGGCGGCGGGATCGCGGCGTTCAAGTCCTTGGATCTGATCCGGCGGTTGCGTGACCAAGGGGCAGAGGTCGTGCCGGTTCTGACCCGTGCTGCAGAGGAATTTGTGACGCCCTTGTCGGTGTCGGCCCTGGCCGCTCAGAAAGTTTACCGGGATCTGTTTGATCTGACCGACGAGGCCGAGATGGGGCACATTGAGTTGTCCCGTGCGGCTGATCTCGTGGTGGTTGCACCGGCGACAGCGGATTTGATGGCGAAGATGGCTTCGGGGTTGGCCAATGATTTGGCTTCGACCCTGTTGATGGCCACCGACAAGCGCGTTCTGATCGCCCCGTCGATGAATGTGCGCATGTGGGAACACCCGGCGACGCAGCGAAATCTGACGGTGTTGCACGGCGACGGCATCTTGGTGGCGGGGCCCGACAAGGGCGCAATGGCCTGCGGCGAATTCGGACCGGGTCGCATGGCCGAAGTGCCTGAGATCATCGACGCGATTGACGCTGCCCTGAGGGACGGGCCGTTGAAGGGCCGCCATGTGATTGTGACCTCGGGGCCGACCCACGAGCCGATTGACCCGGTGCGCTATATCGCCAACCGATCCTCGGGCGCGCAGGGTACGGCGATGGCGGAGGCGCTGAGGGACTTGGGGGCGACGGTGACGTTTGTGACCGGGCCTGCCGACGTCGCGCCGCCGCCCGGTGTGGACGTGGTAAGGATCGAGACGGCACGAGAGATGTTGGCAGCGGTGCAGGCGGCTCATCCGGCCGACGCGGCCGTCTTCGCCGCTGCTGTGGCGGATTGGCGGGTGGAGAATGCCAGTGGTTCCAAGATGAAGAAGGATGGGTCGGGGAAGGCTCCGGCGTTGGAGTTTGCGGAGAACCCGGACATTCTGGCGACCGTGTCACAGATGGATGAGGGCCGCCCCGGATTGGTCGTTGGCTTTGCGGCGGAGACCGATGATGTGGTGGAGAATGCCACGGCAAAGCGGTTGAGAAAGCAATGTGATTGGATTGTGGCCAATGACGTCTCGGTTGAGACGGGGATCATGGGCGGCGACGAGAATGCGATCGTGCTGATTGATGCGGAGGGGGCAGACGTGTGGCCTCGGATGGCGAAGCGGGATGTGGCGCGGTTGCTGGCGCAGCGCATTGCCGATGCTGTTGGCGCCCGTTGA
- the cobU gene encoding bifunctional adenosylcobinamide kinase/adenosylcobinamide-phosphate guanylyltransferase, with product MRLPPISLVLGGASSGKSAFAERMVRQSGLAKVYVATAEARDGEMKTKITKHRGQRAGQGWRTVEAPHETATALTQIEAGEIALLDCVTFWLTNLMIDDGDWDEELEILLDVLVQMRAPVVLVSNDVSGGVVPENALARAFQRAQGVVNQRLAAQADLVVYVTAGLPTVLKGEPQLDDVDEPW from the coding sequence TTGCGCCTGCCTCCTATCAGCCTCGTCCTTGGGGGCGCCTCCAGCGGAAAATCCGCTTTTGCCGAACGCATGGTCCGTCAAAGCGGTCTGGCCAAAGTCTACGTCGCCACCGCCGAGGCGCGCGACGGCGAAATGAAGACGAAGATCACCAAACATCGGGGACAGCGGGCGGGTCAGGGATGGCGCACGGTTGAAGCCCCCCACGAAACCGCCACCGCTTTGACGCAGATAGAGGCAGGCGAAATCGCGCTGCTGGACTGCGTCACGTTTTGGCTGACAAACCTGATGATCGACGATGGCGATTGGGATGAAGAGCTGGAGATCTTGCTCGACGTCTTGGTGCAAATGCGCGCTCCCGTTGTGCTGGTCAGCAACGATGTTTCCGGCGGCGTTGTCCCCGAGAACGCGCTGGCCCGCGCGTTTCAGCGGGCTCAGGGTGTGGTGAACCAACGCCTCGCCGCGCAAGCGGATCTGGTGGTCTATGTCACGGCGGGTCTGCCCACGGTCCTGAAAGGGGAGCCGCAATTGGATGACGTGGATGAGCCTTGGTAA
- a CDS encoding glutathione S-transferase: MPERLIAPMTYELLVGQQSYSSWSLRGWLSFAPFGIPVTLHKVEIYGDTFFEDVVAFGGNRTVPAARTPEGGMLADSMAITWHVAETFADRGVLPADPVDRAEAMSIISEMHGGFAALRGACQVNLRNAWAGFEPSPEVLADVARFEEILARAVSRPGGPFLFGAFTLADAFYAPLATRLLTYGLPMSDRAAAYAKAVVTHPSFVEWRDAGMKETKEIARYDKAPLERIPFPTYS; the protein is encoded by the coding sequence GTGCCTGAACGGCTTATTGCCCCCATGACCTATGAACTTCTTGTCGGACAACAGTCCTATTCCAGTTGGTCCCTTCGCGGCTGGCTGTCCTTCGCGCCCTTCGGCATTCCCGTCACGCTCCATAAGGTCGAGATTTACGGCGACACCTTCTTTGAGGACGTCGTAGCCTTCGGCGGCAACCGGACCGTGCCCGCCGCCCGCACGCCTGAGGGCGGGATGCTGGCCGATAGCATGGCGATTACATGGCATGTGGCCGAGACCTTTGCCGATCGGGGCGTATTACCTGCCGATCCCGTTGACCGGGCCGAGGCGATGTCGATCATCTCCGAGATGCACGGCGGTTTCGCGGCCCTTCGCGGCGCATGCCAGGTAAACCTCCGCAACGCTTGGGCTGGTTTTGAGCCCTCTCCCGAGGTTTTGGCCGATGTCGCCCGGTTTGAAGAGATCTTGGCGCGGGCCGTTTCCCGGCCCGGTGGGCCGTTCCTTTTTGGCGCGTTCACCTTGGCCGATGCTTTCTACGCCCCCTTGGCGACGCGCCTTTTGACGTATGGTCTGCCCATGTCTGATCGGGCAGCGGCCTATGCGAAAGCCGTCGTCACCCACCCTTCCTTTGTTGAGTGGCGTGATGCGGGCATGAAAGAGACCAAAGAAATCGCGCGCTACGACAAGGCGCCGCTGGAACGGATTCCTTTCCCGACGTATTCTTGA
- the moeB gene encoding molybdopterin-synthase adenylyltransferase MoeB: MGFVLLLAGVLWGIGYVMKVPVAVRLRLLGVLYLAVIAVQVMFPDGHPLREVTGGSAALWLLLGAGLALVLGYRALLRKIRDRAAQADIARGDAEAMPEGPFLGVELERYARHITLPDIGGGGQLALKRARVLVVGAGGLGSPVLLYLAAAGVGRIGVIDDDVVGLSNLQRQVIHTDARSDMAKVFSAEIAMKALNPHVDVRPYKRVLTDDIATELFAEYDLIVDGTDSFAVRDMINRAAVAAGKPLIAGAISAWEGQVTLYDPKNDAPCMACIFPNAPAPGLSATCAEAGVVGALPGIIGSMMALEVVKEITGAGEGLRGRMLIYDALYAEARVIAVKRRPDCAVCGAV, translated from the coding sequence ATGGGATTTGTCTTGCTGCTTGCCGGTGTCCTGTGGGGCATCGGCTATGTGATGAAGGTGCCGGTTGCGGTGCGTTTGCGCCTGTTGGGCGTTTTGTATCTGGCGGTGATTGCGGTGCAGGTCATGTTTCCGGACGGGCATCCGTTGCGGGAGGTGACGGGGGGATCGGCGGCGCTGTGGTTGCTGTTGGGGGCAGGATTGGCGCTGGTGCTCGGCTATCGGGCACTATTGCGTAAGATACGCGACCGAGCGGCACAGGCGGATATCGCAAGGGGCGATGCGGAGGCCATGCCGGAGGGGCCGTTTCTGGGCGTCGAGTTAGAGCGTTATGCCCGCCACATCACCTTGCCGGACATTGGAGGCGGCGGTCAGCTGGCTCTGAAACGGGCGCGCGTGTTGGTGGTGGGGGCCGGGGGCTTGGGCTCTCCGGTGTTGTTGTACTTGGCGGCGGCAGGCGTGGGGCGGATCGGGGTGATTGACGATGATGTGGTTGGCCTGTCGAACCTGCAACGGCAGGTGATCCACACCGATGCCCGCAGCGACATGGCGAAGGTGTTCTCTGCCGAGATCGCCATGAAGGCGCTGAACCCCCATGTGGATGTGCGTCCTTACAAGCGCGTCCTGACCGACGACATCGCGACTGAGCTGTTTGCTGAGTACGATCTGATCGTCGATGGCACCGATAGTTTCGCGGTGCGCGATATGATCAACCGGGCCGCCGTTGCGGCGGGTAAGCCGTTGATCGCGGGCGCGATCTCGGCTTGGGAGGGGCAGGTGACGTTATACGACCCCAAGAACGACGCGCCTTGCATGGCTTGTATTTTCCCCAATGCCCCTGCGCCGGGCCTCAGCGCCACCTGCGCCGAGGCGGGCGTCGTGGGGGCGCTGCCGGGAATTATCGGGTCGATGATGGCGCTGGAGGTCGTGAAAGAGATTACCGGCGCGGGCGAGGGCCTGCGCGGGCGGATGCTGATCTACGATGCGCTGTACGCGGAAGCACGGGTGATTGCCGTGAAACGCCGCCCCGATTGCGCGGTCTGCGGCGCCGTTTAG
- a CDS encoding histidine phosphatase family protein, translating into MVTPRRLFLIRHGPTHQTVFTGWRDVPADLSDTAAVARMRDHLPPDAPIVSSDLKRCVATADAIAGGRVRLPHDRDLREFDFGAWDGLGFEEVGKRDPFLSRAFWDDPGDITPPGGESWNDVATRVSGAVTRHMANRPGDLVVVAHFGAILCQIGLLTGQTPKQTIAQKIDPLSVSELHFHGSHWSLTSVNHCP; encoded by the coding sequence TTGGTAACCCCGCGCCGCCTTTTCCTGATCCGTCACGGGCCGACCCATCAGACGGTCTTCACCGGCTGGCGTGATGTGCCCGCTGACCTGTCCGACACCGCCGCCGTGGCCCGGATGCGCGATCATCTACCGCCCGATGCGCCAATCGTCTCGTCTGATCTGAAACGCTGTGTGGCAACAGCCGACGCCATCGCGGGCGGGCGGGTGCGGCTGCCCCATGACCGCGACCTGCGGGAATTTGACTTCGGCGCTTGGGATGGTTTGGGGTTTGAAGAGGTTGGCAAACGCGACCCGTTCCTGAGCCGGGCCTTCTGGGATGACCCGGGCGACATCACGCCGCCGGGTGGCGAAAGCTGGAACGACGTGGCGACCCGTGTCAGCGGCGCTGTCACCCGACACATGGCGAATCGGCCCGGCGATCTTGTGGTGGTGGCGCATTTCGGCGCGATCCTGTGCCAGATTGGTCTTCTGACCGGACAGACGCCGAAACAAACTATCGCCCAGAAGATTGATCCCCTGTCGGTATCCGAGTTGCATTTTCACGGGTCGCACTGGTCTCTGACCTCGGTAAACCACTGTCCCTGA
- a CDS encoding amino acid ABC transporter permease: MMSPSPQDDDFPWWLVALAAFGLYALWQLLSSDIYWQVFSTLQRGILITVIVTLVGFAMASAAGLGLALMSLSRHLILRQIARLYIEIVRGVPIIVLLLYVAFVFAPGIVAGYNWLAENTGMDTIRTRDFPLLWRAVIALAIGYSAFIAEVFRAGLQSVDPGQIEAANALGLSRWNRFRHIIFPQAIRTILPPLGNDFVAMVKDSSLVSVLGVLDVTQLGKVIAASNFRYFETYNVVALIYLTITVTLSLLLRRLEKRMRRGHRR, translated from the coding sequence ATGATGTCCCCCTCCCCCCAAGATGATGACTTCCCGTGGTGGCTGGTCGCGCTGGCGGCCTTTGGCCTCTATGCGCTGTGGCAGCTCCTAAGCAGTGATATCTATTGGCAGGTGTTCAGCACCTTGCAACGGGGCATCCTGATCACGGTGATCGTGACGCTTGTGGGCTTTGCCATGGCAAGCGCTGCGGGCTTGGGGCTGGCGTTGATGAGCTTGTCGCGCCACCTGATCCTGCGCCAGATCGCGCGGCTGTATATCGAAATCGTGCGCGGCGTGCCGATCATCGTGCTGTTGCTTTACGTGGCTTTCGTTTTCGCGCCGGGGATCGTGGCGGGCTATAATTGGCTGGCGGAAAACACCGGCATGGACACGATCCGCACACGGGATTTTCCGCTGCTGTGGCGGGCCGTTATCGCGTTGGCCATCGGCTATTCTGCCTTCATCGCCGAGGTGTTTCGTGCCGGACTGCAATCGGTCGACCCCGGTCAGATCGAGGCTGCGAATGCCTTGGGCCTGAGCCGTTGGAACCGCTTTCGCCATATCATTTTTCCGCAGGCGATCCGCACGATCTTGCCGCCTTTGGGTAATGATTTCGTGGCGATGGTGAAGGATAGCTCGCTTGTGTCGGTGCTTGGGGTGTTGGACGTGACGCAATTGGGCAAGGTCATTGCCGCGTCGAACTTCCGCTATTTCGAGACCTACAACGTGGTCGCGCTGATCTATCTGACAATCACCGTGACCCTATCGCTTTTACTGCGACGTTTGGAAAAGCGGATGCGGCGAGGACATCGCCGCTAG
- the dut gene encoding dUTP diphosphatase, producing MGQGEGEGTRVIVRVVREAWADPSVALPEYATAGAAGADLPASFEDRGALVLGPGERALVPTGLRVAIAEGFEMQIRPRSGLALKHGITLANAPGTIDADYRGPLGVILVNLGTEPFVVEHGARIAQAVVAPVVQAAFEAVDVLDDTPRGGGGFGSTGTG from the coding sequence ATGGGCCAAGGTGAAGGGGAAGGCACGCGCGTGATCGTGCGGGTGGTGCGAGAGGCTTGGGCGGACCCGAGTGTGGCCTTGCCGGAATATGCGACGGCGGGGGCTGCAGGCGCGGACTTGCCGGCGAGTTTTGAGGATCGAGGGGCGTTGGTATTGGGCCCGGGCGAGAGAGCCTTGGTGCCGACGGGGTTGAGAGTGGCGATTGCGGAGGGGTTTGAGATGCAGATCCGCCCCAGATCGGGCCTGGCCTTGAAGCATGGAATAACTTTGGCCAATGCGCCCGGCACGATTGATGCTGATTATCGCGGGCCTTTGGGGGTGATCTTGGTGAACCTCGGCACGGAGCCTTTTGTGGTTGAGCACGGCGCACGGATTGCTCAGGCGGTAGTGGCGCCGGTGGTGCAGGCCGCGTTCGAGGCGGTGGATGTGTTGGATGATACGCCGCGCGGGGGCGGCGGGTTCGGCTCCACCGGGACGGGCTGA